The Plasmodium knowlesi strain H genome assembly, chromosome: 14 genome has a segment encoding these proteins:
- a CDS encoding haloacid dehalogenase-like hydrolase, putative codes for MDNHSADKKVEETLKGADIKLLLIDFDGTLFVDKDIKVPSENIEAIKEAIEKGYMVSICTGRSKVGILSAFGEENLKKMNFYGMPGVYINGTIVYDQIGYTLLDETIETDVYAELISYLVENNLVNQTIFHRGESNYVTEDNKYSDFLQKMYSENRSIIIRHNEMLKYRTMNKLMIVLDPSESKTVIGNLKQKFKNKLTIFTTYNGHAEVTKLGHDKYTGINYLLKHYNISNDQVLVVGDAENDIAMLSHFKYSFAVANATNSAKSHAKCVLPLSHKEGAVAYLLKKVFDLKK; via the coding sequence ATGGATAACCACAGCGCTGACAAGAAGGTGGAGGAAACCCTTAAGGGAGCAGACATAAAGTTGCTCCTGATTGACTTCGACGGCACGCTCTTCGTGGACAAGGACATCAAGGTGCCGAGCGAAAACATCGAGGCCATTAAGGAAGCCATCGAAAAGGGGTACATGGTGAGCATCTGTACAGGGAGATCCAAAGTAGGAATATTAAGTGCATTcggtgaagaaaatttaaaaaaaatgaacttttaTGGTATGCCTGGAGTGTATATTAACGGAACAATTGTTTACGACCAAATAGGATACACCCTGTTGGACGAAACCATAGAGACTGATGTTTATGCAGAGTTAATTAGCTACCTGGTGGAAAATAATTTAGTTAACCAAACGATTTTCCATCGAGGAGAATCAAATTATGTTACGGAGGACAACAAATATTCCgactttttgcaaaaaatgtacagCGAAAATAGAAGTATAATAATAAGGCACAATGAAATGCTCAAATATCGAACCATGAACAAATTAATGATTGTACTGGATCCATCAGAATCTAAAACTGTCATTGGCAATCTCAAgcagaaatttaaaaataagctAACCATTTTTACCACTTATAATGGACATGCGGAGGTAACTAAATTAGGCCATGACAAATACACAGGAATTAATTACCTTTTAAAACATTATAATATTTCTAACGATCAAGTGTTAGTTGTAGGTGATGCTGAAAACGACATCGCTAtgctttcccattttaagtACTCCTTTGCCGTTGCCAATGCTACTAATTCAGCCAAATCTCACGCCAAATGTGTACTGCCACTTTCGCACAAGGAGGGAGCTGTGGCCTATTTGCTTAAGAAGGTATTCGATTTGAAGAAGTGA
- a CDS encoding heptatricopeptide repeat and RAP domain-containing protein, putative, with protein sequence MLQSCAGSCTLFPSHLVCRRRDAVYRIRVSLLHPQQRQHNSCSNTRHRKIVVIPFSQKDQTLYYKNIPFCVELLDAKNKKDILEIYKMVRNEDDRKNFPSDFVDNLFSCTRKFVRSLLPHEFVRIYKTMIVIGKKDKELDLLMHQQMKRIHANFDVITISKLFQLFTIGKWRPVYLIKMLTETFLRCLEREGVNQSDDQRINGSTDESTNQTHQCTTDSTLRPWHVRELVAIFCFFRIQSEKHIKNIFHHCTPWIGKNIQKFTPKDVTIILYSTVHLGRQNPIILSAAVKHVTFNGDSFQFFQLAIILNCFASLGEKNSKLCKVVCDQVKRRMRPTLSPGITSPGVHPDEVVEIGPTDIEADCATDVFGGSSANAPSVFAVNQKRESTDAHKNNKRCSIQGGYPEPKDVSVMVNALIRLEHYDNATFNCLIPYIVNHASKFSPQSLSNLVHAYSQMQIKDTLMLEKLSEECIIKMKKFKNIEMSNLASSLVRLNVKNKVLFTYMIDEFLYRATIGVKYKNYQFDVVSLQQFAYSFSKVGLSDEKVYVILHRMLLRRIGQLRKNSKKGDRATELLVGRKDEKRNGQPHDQPDMRSNKHPVSCLGGIVSRGPQFDFLCLSTIVNSYASAKIKTKNLFHFISYIIREKKKRKEILSNQSLCCLVYGLAKLQLPDRKIHQLLLKEGTERVDTLKPFQAVLLLYSFSKLRIYSRMFVKKAVQLCSRNIHQLTLADLSLACYSLSNMLYRDVIFLYKVSKVILVNNFEFEKTNICQLFNSFTKLCFFYKPIYQLIFQRMVVCMHDLGEKELANVSLSFAYYFHTVRLSVCEGETEKKERKENVKENVKENVKENVKENVKENVKEKVKEKVKEKVKEEVKQEVKQEGEGAPSQGIPPSECHLVQSHPELFFRNELNIFFNLIFLLNEKYRQKMSIISIQQLQVVDLYLRAFFPMYCNFPGFLKTFFIKVRSVKQCIDDYLMMSSKTHRNVSRFLSLVGVTHRSEVQFGPYQLDIVVDLLQNKKKMRGFVRTLDDPSVEESSNVDIIYKTKRLEGQRVITENSYSDGSNAHKVVEKKIEKNILVEVDGVSHFYRESHSRAINSIIKNFILEKCGWHIIHIPYQEWNQCVDFKRKVLYAVQVLRQILRISREDISVGDFLHLLRDPSPVQGQIYRTTEVACATNNEEHITPVEAETRTSSHGEVKSETEGMDTPHFYTVSEEELFRNQTKNRSRHQKGLMQKMHQDNQLTYPFNVVHPRGSAEGEVVANGTQMSSQPPMSP encoded by the coding sequence ATGTTGCAAAGTTGTGCGGGGTCCTGTACCCTTTTCCCTTCGCACTTAGTGTGCAGGAGGAGGGACGCAGTTTATCGAATCAGGGTGAGTCTGCTCCACCCACAGCAGAGACAACACAACTCATGTAGCAACACCAGGCATAGAAAAATAGTAGTAATTCCATTTAGCCAAAAGGATCAAACACtctattataaaaatatcccGTTCTGTGTAGAACTGCTGGatgctaaaaataaaaaagatatCTTGGAGATATACAAGATGGTGAGAAATGAAGATGACAGGAAGAATTTTCCCTCTGATTTTGTTGATAACTTATTTTCATGCACAAGAAAATTTGTCCGTTCTCTACTGCCACACGAGTTTGTACGTATTTACAAAACAATGATCGTCATAGGGAAGAAGGATAAGGAGCTAGACTTGCTAATGCATCAACAGATGAAGAGGATACATGCGAACTTTGATGTGATCACCATTAGTAAGCTCTTTCAATTATTTACCATTGGCAAGTGGAGGCCAGTTTATTTGATAAAGATGCTGACCGAGACGTTCCTCAGATGCCTGGAGAGGGAAGGGGTAAATCAATCTGACGATCAACGGATCAACGGATCAACCGATGAATCCACCAACCAAACCCACCAATGTACAACTGATTCGACCCTGCGTCCCTGGCATGTGCGCGAACTGGTAGCcattttctgcttcttccgTATCCAGTCGGAAAAACACATAAAGAACATTTTCCACCACTGCACCCCGTGGATAGGAAAGAACATACAAAAGTTCACCCCCAAGGATGTCACCATTATTTTGTATAGTACCGTGCACCTGGGGAGGCAGAACCCCATTATCCTAAGTGCCGCAGTAAAACATGTCACCTTTAATGGAGATTCCTTTCAGTTTTTCCAGCTAGCCATTATCCTTAACTGCTTCGCATCATTGGGAGAGAAAAACAGCAAACTGTGCAAAGTTGTGTGCGACCAGGTTAAAAGGAGGATGCGTCCAACCCTCTCTCCAGGGATAACCAGTCCAGGTGTTCACCCCGATGAAGTGGTCGAAATAGGTCCCACTGATATAGAAGCAGACTGCGCGACAGATGTGTTTGGAGGTTCCTCAGCTAATGCACCAAGTGTATTTGCAGTCAACCAGAAAAGGGAATCTACAGATGCACAcaagaataataaaagatGCTCGATTCAGGGGGGATATCCAGAACCGAAAGATGTGTCTGTGATGGTGAATGCGCTTATAAGGCTAGAGCATTATGATAATGCAACCTTTAATTGCCTTATCCCGTACATCGTTAATCACGCATCTAAATTTTCTCCGCAATCATTAAGTAACTTGGTTCATGCATATTCGCAGATGCAAATAAAGGACACGCTGATGTTGGAGAAACTGTCAGAAGAATgtattataaaaatgaagaagttcAAAAATATAGAGATGAGTAATTTGGCTAGCTCACTTGTTAGATTAAACGTAAAAAACAAGGTTCTCTTTACCTACATGATTGATGAATTTTTGTACAGAGCCACCATTGGGGTGAAGTATAAGAATTACCAGTTTGATGTGGTTTCTCTGCAACAGTTTGCTTACTCTTTTAGCAAGGTGGGTCTGAGCGATGAGAAGGTGTACGTCATCCTTCATCGCATGCTCCTTCGAAGAATCGGTCAACTTCGTAAAAATTCCAAGAAGGGGGATAGAGCCACTGAACTGTTGGTGGGAagaaaggatgaaaagaggAATGGACAACCACATGACCAGCCAGATATGCGATCGAATAAGCATCCTGTCTCCTGTTTGGGAGGTATCGTCTCGAGAGGACCACAGTTTGATTTCCTGTGCTTATCTACAATTGTGAACTCGTATGCctctgcaaaaataaaaacgaagAACTTGTTCCACTTTATTAGTTACAttataagagaaaaaaagaaaagaaaagagataCTATCGAACCAGTCCTTGTGTTGTCTAGTGTATGGACTGGCAAAACTGCAACTGCCGGATCGGAAGATTCATCAGTTATTGCTGAAGGAAGGCACCGAGCGGGTAGACACTCTAAAACCTTTCCAGGCTGTACTTCTCCTGTACTCGTTTAGCAAGCTAAGGATATATTCACGAATGTTTGTAAAGAAAGCAGTTCAGTTGTGTAGTCGGAACATACACCAATTGACCCTAGCAGATTTATCATTAGCATGTTACTCGCTATCAAATATGCTCTACAGAgatgtaatatttttgtatAAAGTCTCCAAAGTTATCCTTGTAAACAATTTTGAATTCGAGAAAACAAACATCTGCCAACTGTTCAATTCCTTCACCAAGTTATGCTTCTTCTACAAGCCGATTTACCAACTGATCTTCCAAAGGATGGTCGTGTGCATGCACGACTTGGGGGAGAAAGAGTTGGCAAACGTCTCGCTCTCCTTCGCGTATTACTTCCACACGGTGCGGTTGTCCGTGTGTGAAGGGGAGacggagaaaaaggagaggaaggaaaacgtAAAAGAAAACGTAAAAGAAAACGTAAAGGAAAACGTAAAGGAAAACGTAAAAGAAAacgtaaaggaaaaggtaaaggaaaaggtaaaggaaaaggtaaaggaagaagtgaagCAAGAAGTGAAGCAAGAAGGGGAGGGCGCCCCCTCCCAGGGAATTCCCCCATCGGAGTGCCACCTCGTGCAAAGCCACCCGGAGCTTTTCTTCAGAAACGAactgaacattttttttaacctcatCTTTTTGCTAAACGAAAAGTATCGCCAGAAAATGTCTATCATAAGCATACAGCAGTTGCAGGTAGTTGATCTCTACCTTAGAGCATTCTTTCCCATGTATTGTAACTTTCCcggatttttaaaaacgttTTTTATTAAGGTGAGAAGTGTGAAGCAATGCATCGATGACTACCTAATGATGTCGTCCAAGACACACCGAAACGTATCCCGTTTTCTAAGCTTGGTTGGTGTTACGCATAGGAGTGAAGTTCAGTTTGGCCCATACCAACTGGACATCGTGGTGGACTTGCtgcagaataaaaaaaaaatgagggggTTTGTACGAACCTTGGACGACCCAAGCGTGGAAGAATCATCCAATGTAGATATAATTTATAAGACGAAAAGATTGGAGGGGCAGAGGGTCATCACAGAGAACAGCTATTCCGATGGATCCAATGCGCATAAggtggtggaaaaaaaaatagaaaaaaatatcctcgtGGAAGTAGATGGAGTGTCTCACTTCTACAGAGAGAGTCACAGTAGAGCCATCAACTCGATTatcaaaaattttattttagaaAAATGCGGTTGGCACATAATACATATCCCCTATCAGGAGTGGAATCAGTGTGTCGATTTTAAGAGGAAGGTTCTATACGCTGTGCAGGTGTTGCGGCAAATTTTGCGCATAAGCAGGGAAGACATCTCAGTCGGTGattttcttcaccttttGAGGGATCCTTCCCCTGTACAGGGACAAATATACAGGACAACAGAGGTTGCTTGCGCGACGAACAATGAAGAACATATCACACCTGTAGAAGCGGAAACAAGAACTTCTAGCCATGGAGAGGTGAAGAGTGAAACCGAAGGAATGGACACCCCCCACTTTTACACCGTCAGCGAAGAGGAGCTTTTCCGCAATCAGACAAAGAACCGAAGCAGACATCAAAAAGGATTAATGCAGAAGATGCACCAGGACAACCAACTCACCTACCCCTTTAACGTGGTACACCCAAGGGGTAGTGCAGAGGGAGAAGTCGTTGCGAACGGAACACAGATGAGTTCTCAACCCCCCATGAGTCCTTAG
- a CDS encoding haloacid dehalogenase-like hydrolase, putative, with product MRMFTQKQKDTYEIEKMDGVYSHGAYLNIKGVDYVYRKFSMIDIEFILFALSAHNALNNAVFITPNVVYVFNDEPEFKKHYAVCGLKDYVPTNAGITQSLDNRQNAVLLTHVKDILMIGDIVSIEIYEKIHPQQEPLKNLQTELYGELENRFKVYVPPHRRKIVLSPINTSKIQTIQLYAQFYDIPLNHILSIGNDNNDLEMLASTGYSVVVKGSTKPALKVARCISTKTNNENAVANIIFRVITGRYM from the coding sequence ATGCGAATGTTTACACAGAAGCAAAAGGACACatacgaaatagaaaaaatggatggaGTGTACTCTCATGGAGCTTACCTTAATATCAAAGGAGTGGATTACGTGTATAGAAAATTTAGCATGATTGATAtagaatttattttatttgcattGTCCGCACATAATGCATTAAACAATGCAGTTTTTATAACGCCCAATGTTGTATACGTTTTTAATGATGAGCCAGAGTTTAAGAAACACTATGCGGTATGCGGACTGAAGGATTATGTACCAACAAATGCAGGAATAACCCAATCCTTGGATAATAGACAGAATGCAGTTCTGCTAACCCATGTGAAAGACATACTCATGATTGGTGACATCGTGTCTATAGAGATTTATGAGAAAATACATCCTCAACAGGAACCACTAAAGAATCTGCAGACCGAATTATATGGCGAGTTGGAAAATAGATTTAAGGTTTACGTTCCTCCCCATAGAAGGAAGATTGTCCTCTCACCTATTAACACATCCAAAATACAGACCATTCAACTGTATGCTCAATTTTATGACATTCCATTGAACCATATTTTGTCAATTGGAAATGATAACAACGACTTGGAAATGTTGGCTTCCACTGGCTATTCTGTGGTCGTGAAGGGCTCCACCAAGCCTGCGTTGAAGGTCGCTAGATGCATTAGCACCAAGACGAACAACGAGAACGCTGTGGCCAACATCATCTTCAGGGTCATCACGGGAAGATACATGTAA